In Augochlora pura isolate Apur16 unplaced genomic scaffold, APUR_v2.2.1 APUR_unplaced_1744, whole genome shotgun sequence, one genomic interval encodes:
- the LOC144477534 gene encoding uncharacterized protein LOC144477534: MWTKLTALLLLLAVVSSATIDNSERRCVEGKTYNDGCNNCFCSGGHTACTYMACLTRDPETGEMVPKETVPPPEDYWVA, translated from the exons ATGTGGACGAAACTGACCGCTCTGCTCTTGCTGCTCGCTGTCGTGTCATCAGCGACTATCGACAACTCAG AACGGAGATGCGTGGAGGGAAAAACTTATAACGACGGATGCAACAATTGCTTTTGCTCGGGTGGCCATACGGCGTGCACTTATATGGCGTGCCTGACTCGGGACCCCGAAACCGGCGAAATGGTGCCGAAGGAAACTGTGCCTCCTCCGGAAGATTACTGGGTCGCATAA